A DNA window from Camelina sativa cultivar DH55 chromosome 13, Cs, whole genome shotgun sequence contains the following coding sequences:
- the LOC104737296 gene encoding cystine lyase CORI3 isoform X1, with protein sequence MGKNNSVNWQFSGSEAAKEASAATLGSYTSRIMAMCDPNVKPILPPLSEAPETSYTAKKAVVKAVLNDSGNAYAPSIDLPAAKSAVAEYLSRDLPKKLTADDVFMTVGCKQAIELAIEILHTPKANILLPKPGFPWDMVHAIYNKFEVREYTFLREKNYEIDFDSVRALVDENTCAILIINPHNPNGNTYSEAHLKQLAELARELGILVASDEVFRWTVFGSNPFVPMAKFSSIVPVITLGSISKGWNVPGWQTGWLALNDLDGVFQSNKIAITVKNFLSIDDKPPTVIQAAIPTILRKTPKEFFERRQIFLKANVEFAFAKLKDIPALTCYLKTEACTFLWTELNMSLFADIEDDEEFCEKLATEECLVLLPGIAFGLKNWARHSIDMDIFALEDAFVRLKSFCERHSTLVEASSVKDVYGVK encoded by the exons aTGGGGAAAAATAATTCCGTCAACTGGCAGTTTAGTGGTAGCGAAGCAGCCAAAGAGGCTTCAGCTGCCACCCTAGGCAGTTACACCTCTAGAATCATGGCTATGTGTGACCCAAATGTAAAACCTATTTTGCCCCCTCTAAGTGAAGCCCCGGAGACTAGCTATACCGCTAAGAAGGCAGTCGTTAAAGCTGTCCTTAACGATAGTGGAAACGCCTATGCTCCAAGTATTGACCTTCCCGCGGCTAAAAG TGCTGTGGCAGAGTATCTAAGTCGAGATCTTCCGAAGAAACTGACTGCAGATGACGTGTTTATGACCGTTGGATGCAAACAAGCCATTGAGCTTGCAATTGAAATCTTGCATACACCGAAAGCCAACATCTTGCTTCCGAAGCCAGGCTTTCCGTGGGACATGGTCCACGCAATCTACAATAAATTTGAGGTTCGTGAATATACTTTCCTCCGCGAAAAGAACTATGAGATCGACTTTGACAGCGTCCGTGCGCTTGTGGACGAGAACACGTGTGCGATACTTATTATTAACCCACACAATCCTAATGGGAACACGTACTCTGAAGCTCATCTTAAGCAG cTGGCTGAGTTGGCTCGAGAACTAGGGATACTGGTGGCTTCTGACGAAGTTTTTAGATGGACTGTGTTTGGGAGTAATCCCTTTGTTCCCATGGCGAAATTCTCGTCGATCGTACCTGTGATCACTCTCGGTTCTATATCGAAGGGATGGAATGTACCCGGATGGCAAACCGGCTGGCTCGCGCTGAACGATCTAGATGGTGTCTTCCAATCTAACAAG ATCGCAATTACTGTTAAGAATTTTCTGTCGATAGATGATAAACCACCAACTGTTATCCAG GCAGCTATTCCCACCATCTTGAGGAAAACTCCTAAAGAGTTCTTCGAGAGGAGGCAGATTTTTCTGAAAGCGAATGTGGAGTTTGCCTTTGCTAAGCTCAAAGACATACCAGCCCTAACCTGCTACTTGAAAACTGAAGCCTGTACCTTCTTATGG ACCGAGCTGAACATGTCACTGTTTGCGgacattgaagatgatgaagaattcTGTGAAAAGCTTGCTACTGAAGAATGCCTTGTCCTCTTACCAG GGATTGCTTTTGGTCTAAAGAACTGGGCGAGGCATTCTATCGACATGGATATTTTCGCTTTGGAGGATGCATTTGTAAGACTGAAGAGCTTCTGTGAACGCCACTCCACTCTAGTTGAAGCTTCTTCAGTCAAAGACGTCTATGGTGTCAAGTAA
- the LOC104737296 gene encoding probable aminotransferase TAT4 isoform X2 yields the protein MTVGCKQAIELAIEILHTPKANILLPKPGFPWDMVHAIYNKFEVREYTFLREKNYEIDFDSVRALVDENTCAILIINPHNPNGNTYSEAHLKQLAELARELGILVASDEVFRWTVFGSNPFVPMAKFSSIVPVITLGSISKGWNVPGWQTGWLALHDLDGVFQSNKIAITVKNFLSIDDKPPTVIQAAIPTILRKTPKEFFERRQIFLKANVEFAFAKLKDIPALTCYLKTEACTFLWTELNMSLFADIEDDEEFCEKLATEECLVLLPGIAFGLKNWARHSIDMDIFALEDAFVRLKSFCERHSTLVEASSVKDVYGVK from the exons ATGACCGTTGGATGCAAACAAGCCATTGAGCTTGCAATTGAAATCTTGCATACACCGAAAGCCAACATCTTGCTTCCGAAGCCAGGCTTTCCGTGGGACATGGTCCACGCAATCTACAATAAATTTGAGGTTCGTGAATATACTTTCCTCCGCGAAAAGAACTATGAGATCGACTTTGACAGCGTCCGTGCGCTTGTGGACGAGAACACGTGTGCGATACTTATTATTAACCCACACAATCCTAATGGGAACACGTACTCTGAAGCTCATCTTAAGCAG cTGGCTGAGTTGGCTCGAGAACTAGGGATACTGGTGGCTTCTGACGAAGTTTTTAGATGGACTGTGTTTGGGAGTAATCCCTTTGTTCCCATGGCGAAATTCTCGTCTATCGTACCTGTGATCACTCTCGGTTCTATATCGAAGGGATGGAATGTACCCGGATGGCAAACCGGCTGGCTCGCGCTGCATGATCTAGATGGTGTCTTCCAATCTAACAAG ATCGCAATTACTGTTAAGAATTTTCTGTCGATAGATGATAAACCACCAACTGTTATCCAG GCAGCTATTCCCACCATCTTGAGGAAAACTCCTAAAGAGTTCTTCGAGAGGAGGCAGATTTTTCTGAAAGCGAATGTGGAGTTTGCCTTTGCTAAGCTCAAAGACATACCAGCCCTAACCTGCTACTTGAAAACTGAAGCCTGTACCTTCTTATGG ACCGAGCTGAACATGTCACTGTTTGCGgacattgaagatgatgaagaattcTGTGAAAAGCTTGCTACTGAAGAATGCCTTGTCCTCTTACCAG GGATTGCTTTTGGTCTAAAGAACTGGGCGAGGCATTCTATCGACATGGATATTTTCGCTTTGGAGGATGCATTTGTAAGACTGAAGAGCTTCTGTGAACGCCACTCCACTCTAGTTGAAGCTTCTTCAGTCAAAGACGTCTATGGTGTCAAGTAA